One window from the genome of Actinoplanes teichomyceticus ATCC 31121 encodes:
- a CDS encoding dihydrolipoamide acetyltransferase family protein has product MSRIKEFNLPDLGEGLTEGEILAWLVKVGDTIELNQPIVEVETAKAAVEIPAKWAGVVTKIFHEAGTTVEVGKPIISIDTDPGAGPPAPEPSLPVPSAESLDAVEIAPAEGAVEPGMIGGPAPGGRTAVLVGYGPRETSAKRRPRIAAATPAPAAPPAPVTPAPAVPPAAPVRSGPVLAKPPVRKLARDLGVDLATVVGTGPLGSVTREDVRQAAEGARKPAAAAATVPAAPAAAVFDASREQRIPVKGVRKLTAENMVASAFTAPHVTEFLTVDVTRSMKALDKLRSRPEFAELRISPLLLVAKAVLLAVKRHPMVNSAWSAATNEIVVKEYVNLGIAAATERGLIVPNIKDAGRLTLRELAEALNTLVRTAKSGRTPPADMAHGTLSITNVGVFGVDTGTPILPPGESAILAFGAIRPTPWVHKGKIKVRQVTTLGLSFDHRIIDGELGSKFLRDVGAFLSDPEAAILAWT; this is encoded by the coding sequence ATGTCGCGGATCAAGGAGTTCAACCTGCCCGACCTGGGCGAGGGCCTGACCGAGGGCGAGATCCTCGCCTGGCTGGTCAAGGTCGGTGACACGATCGAGCTGAACCAGCCGATCGTCGAGGTGGAGACGGCGAAGGCGGCCGTCGAGATCCCGGCGAAGTGGGCCGGCGTGGTCACCAAGATCTTCCACGAGGCCGGTACCACCGTGGAGGTCGGCAAGCCGATCATCTCGATCGACACCGATCCGGGCGCCGGGCCGCCGGCGCCCGAGCCGTCGTTGCCGGTGCCGTCCGCCGAATCGCTGGACGCGGTCGAGATCGCGCCGGCCGAGGGCGCGGTCGAGCCCGGAATGATCGGCGGGCCCGCGCCGGGTGGGCGCACCGCGGTGCTGGTCGGTTACGGCCCGCGGGAGACCAGCGCGAAGCGGCGGCCCCGGATCGCCGCGGCCACGCCCGCGCCGGCGGCCCCGCCGGCACCGGTGACCCCGGCCCCCGCCGTCCCCCCGGCGGCCCCGGTCCGCAGCGGGCCGGTGCTGGCCAAGCCGCCGGTCCGGAAACTGGCCCGCGACCTGGGCGTCGACCTCGCCACCGTGGTGGGGACGGGACCGCTCGGGTCGGTGACGCGCGAGGACGTACGCCAGGCCGCCGAAGGCGCCCGGAAACCGGCGGCCGCGGCGGCAACCGTGCCGGCCGCACCGGCCGCGGCGGTCTTCGACGCCTCCCGCGAGCAGCGCATCCCGGTCAAGGGGGTACGGAAGCTGACCGCGGAGAACATGGTGGCCTCGGCGTTCACCGCGCCGCACGTCACCGAGTTCCTCACCGTCGACGTCACCCGGTCGATGAAGGCACTGGACAAGCTCCGGTCCCGGCCGGAGTTCGCCGAGCTGCGGATCTCCCCGCTGCTGCTGGTGGCGAAGGCGGTGCTGCTCGCGGTCAAACGGCATCCGATGGTCAACTCGGCCTGGTCCGCGGCGACCAACGAGATCGTGGTCAAGGAGTACGTGAACCTCGGCATCGCCGCGGCAACCGAGCGCGGGCTGATCGTGCCGAACATCAAGGACGCCGGCCGTCTCACTCTGCGGGAGCTGGCCGAGGCGCTCAACACCCTGGTACGGACCGCGAAGTCGGGCAGGACGCCGCCGGCCGACATGGCCCACGGCACGCTCTCGATCACCAACGTGGGCGTGTTCGGGGTCGACACCGGGACTCCGATCCTGCCGCCCGGCGAGTCGGCGATCCTGGCGTTCGGCGCGATCCGGCCGACTCCGTGGGTGCACAAGGGCAAGATCAAGGTACGTCAGGTGACCACCCTGGGGCTCTCCTTCGACCACCGGATCATCGACGGCGAGCTGGGCTCGAAGTTCCTCCGGGACGTCGGCGCCTTCCTCTCCGACCCGGAGGCGGCAATCCTGGCATGGACATAA
- a CDS encoding alpha-ketoacid dehydrogenase subunit beta translates to MAEKITLGKALNHGLRRALENDPKVVIMGEDVGKLGGVFRITDGLQKDFGEDRVIDTPLAEAGIVGTAVGLAIRGYRPVCEIQFDGFVFPAYNQIVAQVAKMFYRSKGKVRVPMVIRIPYGGGIGAVEHHSESPEAYFAHTPGLKVVSCSNPSDAYTMIQQAIASDDPVVFFEPKRRYWEKGEVDLDAPVSGAYPLHAARVARPGTDATLLAYGPMVRVALDAASAAGEDGRNLEVIDLRTLSPVDYPMIFESVRRTGRAVVVHEAPGNGGLGAELAARITEECFYSLEAPVLRVTGYDIPYPAARVEEEYLPDLDRLLDAVDRSFGW, encoded by the coding sequence ATGGCCGAGAAGATCACCCTGGGCAAGGCCCTCAACCACGGCCTGCGCCGCGCCCTGGAGAACGACCCCAAGGTCGTGATCATGGGAGAGGACGTCGGCAAGCTGGGCGGCGTCTTCCGGATCACCGACGGTCTGCAGAAGGACTTCGGCGAGGATCGGGTCATCGACACCCCGCTGGCCGAGGCCGGCATCGTCGGGACCGCGGTCGGCCTCGCCATCCGGGGTTACCGCCCGGTGTGCGAGATCCAGTTCGACGGCTTCGTCTTCCCGGCGTACAACCAGATCGTCGCCCAGGTGGCGAAGATGTTCTACCGCTCCAAGGGCAAGGTCCGGGTGCCGATGGTCATCCGGATCCCGTACGGCGGCGGCATCGGGGCGGTCGAGCACCACTCCGAGTCGCCCGAGGCGTACTTCGCGCACACCCCCGGTCTCAAGGTGGTGAGCTGCTCGAACCCGTCGGACGCGTACACCATGATCCAGCAGGCGATCGCCTCCGACGACCCGGTGGTGTTCTTCGAGCCGAAGCGGCGGTACTGGGAGAAGGGCGAGGTCGACCTGGACGCGCCGGTGAGCGGCGCCTACCCGCTGCACGCGGCGCGGGTGGCGCGGCCCGGGACCGACGCGACGCTGCTGGCGTACGGGCCGATGGTGCGGGTGGCACTGGACGCCGCGTCCGCCGCCGGTGAGGACGGGCGCAACCTCGAGGTCATCGACCTGCGCACGCTGTCCCCGGTGGACTACCCGATGATCTTCGAGTCGGTCCGCCGGACCGGCCGCGCGGTGGTGGTGCACGAGGCGCCGGGCAACGGTGGCCTGGGCGCCGAGCTGGCCGCCCGGATCACCGAGGAGTGCTTCTACTCGCTGGAGGCGCCGGTGCTGCGCGTGACCGGGTACGACATCCCGTACCCGGCGGCCCGGGTGGAGGAGGAGTACCTCCCCGACCTGGACCGGTTGCTGGACGCCGTCGACCGCTCGTTCGGCTGGTGA